In Pelagicoccus albus, the following are encoded in one genomic region:
- a CDS encoding helix-turn-helix domain-containing protein: MQSIGEKLEEARKRKGVTIREAAEATKIRGDYLNSFENNNFTINVPEIYVRGFLRSYCNFLKVNSEKVITDYNAALLGEAKAAKREHREFFGRMELQQTPLVNEESNSKPQTIDDEKLRREEEVVEKVGLLEKVREKIDSIDKETAIKVGIVAGIALLILLVIIWIFRALTSGGIDDANQGQANPTGLVPAQSQQASPQPAASTAEQETIILIAVGDVRVSVTERNSGRVLLDAHPMVAGQREAISKVGPVKIDYTAGENLQVEIKGTAYGTGKTGVGYSTIP; encoded by the coding sequence ATGCAGAGTATTGGCGAAAAACTGGAAGAAGCACGCAAACGCAAGGGAGTCACTATCCGCGAAGCGGCCGAAGCGACAAAAATCCGCGGCGACTACCTGAACAGTTTCGAGAACAACAACTTCACCATCAACGTGCCGGAAATCTACGTGCGCGGATTCCTTCGCTCGTACTGCAATTTCCTGAAGGTAAATAGCGAAAAGGTCATAACCGACTACAACGCTGCCCTACTGGGTGAAGCCAAAGCAGCCAAGCGTGAGCATCGGGAATTTTTCGGACGTATGGAGCTGCAGCAGACTCCTCTCGTCAACGAGGAGTCCAACTCCAAGCCACAAACGATCGACGACGAGAAGCTTCGAAGAGAAGAAGAAGTGGTCGAAAAGGTCGGTTTGCTGGAAAAAGTCCGGGAGAAGATCGATTCTATCGATAAGGAAACCGCCATCAAAGTAGGCATCGTAGCAGGGATCGCCCTGCTTATCTTACTGGTTATCATTTGGATTTTCCGGGCTCTAACGAGCGGTGGCATTGACGACGCAAATCAAGGCCAAGCAAACCCAACTGGCCTGGTCCCCGCTCAATCTCAGCAAGCGAGCCCTCAGCCAGCCGCCTCAACCGCTGAACAGGAAACGATCATCCTAATCGCCGTAGGCGACGTCCGCGTCTCTGTAACGGAACGCAATTCAGGACGAGTGCTACTGGACGCCCATCCCATGGTGGCAGGTCAGAGAGAAGCCATTTCCAAAGTAGGTCCGGTAAAGATTGATTACACCGCAGGTGAAAACCTACAGGTCGAAATCAAAGGGACTGCCTACGGAACCGGAAAGACCGGGGTCGGCTATTCGACTATTCCTTGA
- a CDS encoding energy transducer TonB family protein: MKVSNGGRINWLGLGIALLVLLATRSGAWGQSRLVITANGETHTVVSMDGNVPMIQTSAGPQRVEAGELKFEDAERFTDGALDVLKRDAVLGQDYGSASGLFFFQFRALVQAERDFEDCFIVFVIAPADGDPTYVVHEIRDIDSRGTQQIAMTLPVNPGFGGGTFGYKIFSRGEEVFRREPEDPVMLTEIGQRDAPSSERAESRAAPVERNRGVGEPVEVVDEELLDYPKSLLGTGNGGYATAVFSLDEKGRVFELLDLKVDHPAYAPEVMKSVLGTIYRPGLFRGKPIVATVRRSYFFNEFAPFSEALETIPYPRIEDRDAMVVYAPVPAAVSSKKRKVVLEVRVDELGRVDQVRLAKDDDSPEATVAKEAVTNWQFLPAIVDGYPAVQMLQLPISFEIKE, translated from the coding sequence ATGAAGGTGTCGAACGGTGGTCGTATAAATTGGCTTGGGCTTGGAATTGCATTGCTCGTTTTGCTTGCGACTCGCTCTGGGGCGTGGGGGCAGTCCAGGTTGGTAATCACTGCGAATGGTGAAACCCATACTGTAGTGTCCATGGATGGAAACGTTCCCATGATCCAGACGTCTGCAGGACCTCAAAGGGTAGAGGCAGGAGAACTCAAGTTCGAGGATGCTGAGCGCTTCACTGATGGCGCTCTTGATGTGCTCAAGAGGGATGCCGTTCTCGGTCAGGACTACGGTTCAGCCAGCGGTCTTTTCTTTTTCCAATTCCGAGCTCTCGTGCAGGCGGAACGGGATTTTGAAGATTGCTTTATCGTTTTCGTGATTGCTCCGGCGGATGGCGATCCGACTTACGTCGTGCATGAGATCCGCGACATTGATTCGCGGGGAACGCAACAGATCGCAATGACCTTGCCGGTTAATCCGGGCTTCGGAGGAGGCACTTTCGGCTATAAGATTTTTTCGCGAGGGGAAGAGGTTTTTCGGCGAGAGCCTGAGGACCCGGTCATGTTGACCGAAATCGGACAACGTGATGCTCCCTCGTCTGAGAGAGCCGAATCTCGAGCTGCTCCAGTTGAGCGAAACCGCGGGGTAGGTGAGCCGGTCGAGGTCGTGGACGAAGAGCTGCTGGATTATCCCAAGTCTTTACTAGGTACTGGGAATGGTGGATACGCGACGGCTGTATTCTCTTTGGATGAAAAGGGGAGGGTTTTTGAGCTTTTGGATCTTAAAGTGGATCATCCGGCCTATGCTCCAGAGGTTATGAAATCCGTCTTGGGCACCATTTACCGCCCTGGCTTGTTTCGAGGAAAGCCTATCGTGGCAACCGTAAGACGCTCCTATTTCTTCAACGAGTTTGCTCCTTTTTCCGAAGCTCTAGAAACTATTCCGTATCCAAGAATAGAGGACAGGGACGCGATGGTAGTCTATGCCCCCGTGCCTGCTGCAGTTTCGTCCAAAAAGCGCAAGGTCGTACTGGAGGTTCGTGTCGATGAATTAGGACGCGTGGATCAAGTCCGACTCGCTAAGGACGACGATTCCCCCGAGGCAACCGTAGCAAAGGAAGCTGTCACAAATTGGCAGTTCCTGCCGGCGATCGTGGATGGTTATCCCGCGGTGCAGATGCTGCAATTGCCGATCAGTTTCGAGATCAAGGAATAG
- a CDS encoding alpha-ketoacid dehydrogenase subunit alpha/beta, producing the protein MTQSSSETLSKEAHYPETPEILLQRDIRLGSDQIPTDEDLLLTYRWMAYSRFADMRILELFRQGRMKGTVTCSDGNEGLVAPMALMMDKSIDCVSWTHRGLPGHLIWSGHLGEHISQYLGNSGSPTKGREGNAHHGDPANRSYPMISHLGKMSSNVMGGTDSQRRKGLKSVGVTFFGDGGSSTGEIHEAMNMASVLNMPIIFVVENNKYAYSTPVSEQYSGKLVDRAIGYGMKGIALDVANIEDNMKVFWQAIEETRQSSRPMLIEMHSLRLRGHAGYDTCDYIDPAQTEEWIKQDALPHLRNRLVEKGYQARLDEEDATLKEFVNATVAKAFENPPCNPEGLIKDVYSPTETKVEWKTEDREKAPTLTYAQAINAALDKIMAESPESLVMGQDIADYGGPFKVTEGLLEKYGRNRIVNTPICESATVGYATGLAVNGHRPIVEFQFADFATDATTQITLNAATYHFRSGAKVPLVLRFPCGGGLTFGSFHSQDLEVLYTHIPGLKLIYPSTPQDAYNALLAAYEDDNPVCLFEHKNLYRLLKSPVSFDPNYKSVWQPALRRSGDYATVVTYGEMTLHASEACKYLESEYDLSFDLFDLRCLAPLKLDAIQASVAKTGRLVVITESRGNVGFSAELVSSITEKNFFNMEAPPLRITSKNMPVPFATELEADYRPGKDTILNQMIDWIEAE; encoded by the coding sequence ATGACTCAATCTTCATCCGAAACCCTTTCCAAGGAAGCCCACTACCCAGAGACGCCTGAGATATTGCTGCAGCGTGATATACGTCTCGGATCCGACCAAATTCCCACGGACGAAGACTTGCTGCTTACCTACCGCTGGATGGCCTACTCCCGTTTCGCGGATATGCGGATACTGGAACTCTTTCGACAGGGCCGCATGAAAGGCACCGTCACTTGCTCAGACGGAAACGAAGGACTTGTTGCTCCCATGGCTCTGATGATGGACAAGTCCATCGACTGCGTTTCCTGGACGCATCGTGGATTGCCCGGTCATTTGATTTGGTCCGGACATCTCGGAGAGCACATTAGCCAATATCTAGGTAATTCCGGCTCTCCCACCAAAGGTCGCGAGGGGAACGCCCACCACGGCGACCCAGCAAATCGGAGCTACCCGATGATCAGCCACCTCGGTAAAATGTCTTCCAACGTGATGGGCGGTACCGATTCGCAGCGACGAAAAGGTCTCAAATCCGTGGGTGTCACCTTCTTTGGCGACGGTGGTTCTTCCACAGGCGAAATCCACGAGGCCATGAACATGGCCAGCGTGCTCAACATGCCTATCATCTTCGTGGTCGAAAACAACAAGTACGCCTACTCCACTCCCGTGAGTGAACAATACTCGGGAAAATTGGTGGATCGGGCTATCGGCTACGGCATGAAGGGAATCGCCCTCGATGTGGCCAACATCGAAGACAACATGAAAGTATTCTGGCAGGCCATCGAAGAAACCCGCCAGAGCTCACGCCCCATGCTAATTGAAATGCATAGCCTCCGCCTGAGAGGACATGCTGGCTACGACACTTGCGACTACATCGATCCTGCCCAAACCGAAGAGTGGATTAAACAGGACGCCCTGCCCCACCTCAGAAATCGATTGGTCGAGAAAGGCTACCAAGCGAGACTTGATGAAGAGGACGCGACTCTGAAGGAATTCGTCAATGCGACCGTCGCGAAAGCATTCGAAAACCCTCCTTGCAATCCAGAAGGCTTGATCAAAGACGTCTACTCTCCCACCGAAACAAAAGTGGAGTGGAAAACGGAGGACCGCGAAAAGGCTCCTACCTTGACCTATGCCCAAGCGATTAACGCCGCCTTGGACAAGATCATGGCTGAGTCACCCGAGTCTCTGGTAATGGGCCAAGACATTGCCGACTATGGTGGCCCATTCAAGGTAACCGAAGGTCTATTGGAAAAGTATGGCCGTAACCGGATCGTCAATACACCGATCTGCGAATCTGCAACAGTGGGATACGCGACCGGGTTGGCCGTAAACGGGCACCGTCCCATCGTCGAATTCCAATTCGCGGATTTCGCGACCGATGCTACGACGCAAATCACGCTCAACGCAGCGACTTACCACTTCCGCTCCGGAGCGAAAGTTCCTCTCGTATTGCGCTTTCCTTGCGGAGGCGGCCTGACTTTTGGGTCCTTCCATTCCCAGGACCTCGAAGTACTTTATACACACATTCCGGGGCTGAAGCTCATCTATCCAAGCACTCCACAAGATGCCTACAACGCCCTGCTCGCAGCTTACGAAGACGACAATCCAGTCTGCTTGTTTGAGCACAAGAATCTCTACCGTCTGCTCAAGAGCCCCGTATCCTTTGACCCGAACTACAAATCAGTCTGGCAACCGGCTTTAAGACGATCTGGGGACTATGCTACGGTAGTGACCTATGGTGAGATGACCTTACACGCCAGTGAGGCGTGCAAGTACTTGGAAAGCGAATACGACCTGAGTTTCGACCTTTTCGACCTACGTTGCTTGGCTCCGCTGAAGCTGGACGCCATACAAGCCTCCGTGGCTAAAACCGGCCGCCTCGTGGTCATAACCGAAAGTCGCGGCAATGTCGGTTTCTCGGCTGAGCTCGTGAGCAGCATCACGGAAAAGAATTTCTTCAATATGGAAGCGCCGCCACTTCGTATCACTTCGAAAAACATGCCCGTGCCGTTCGCAACCGAACTGGAGGCGGACTACCGCCCCGGCAAAGATACCATCCTAAACCAGATGATCGATTGGATCGAAGCCGAGTAG
- the rpiB gene encoding ribose 5-phosphate isomerase B — MSKLTVAIGSDHAGYVYKQAIIAHLEGQGYSVKDYGTDSAESCDYPDFIRPVAEAVAAGKYDRGIVLGGSGNGEAIVANRVKGIRCGLCWNKQVAIWNRSHNDGNVLSIGERTVSETEALEIVDTWLTTDFEGGRHQPRIDKIDNPSL, encoded by the coding sequence ATGAGCAAACTCACCGTCGCAATCGGCTCCGACCACGCGGGCTACGTCTACAAGCAGGCCATCATTGCCCACCTCGAGGGCCAAGGTTACTCGGTCAAGGACTACGGAACTGATTCCGCCGAATCCTGCGACTATCCAGACTTTATCCGTCCAGTGGCGGAAGCCGTAGCGGCAGGCAAATACGACCGCGGTATCGTATTGGGTGGTTCGGGCAACGGCGAAGCGATCGTAGCCAATCGCGTGAAAGGTATCCGCTGCGGCCTTTGCTGGAACAAGCAAGTCGCCATCTGGAATCGCTCCCACAACGACGGCAACGTGCTCTCCATCGGCGAGCGCACCGTAAGCGAAACAGAAGCTCTCGAAATCGTCGACACTTGGCTGACCACCGATTTCGAGGGAGGACGCCACCAGCCTCGCATCGACAAGATCGACAATCCATCCCTCTAG